The Paenibacillus sp. BIC5C1 DNA segment ATGGCGCAAGGATGAGAGCTGGGGCGGTTACTATGTGAAACGTGTGAAAAGTGTATCCCCGGTGAACATGGTTGATGCGCTGGTCTACTCGGACAATATTTATTTTGCGAAGGAAGCTGTTGAGATGGGCAGCACCAAGTTCATAGATGGCATCCAGAAGTTCGGATTTGGAGACAACTTTGGACTGGATGAACTGTATTTGAAATCAAGTCAGTATGCAAACGAGGCTCATCTCGATCTTTCATCTGAGGTGCTGCTCGCTGACACGTCCTATGGACAGGGAGAAATGTTGATGTCGCCAATCCATCTGGCGTCCTCCTTCACCCCTTTTATTAATGAAGGAAAAATGGTGAAGCCCGTACTGATAGAGGAAAAGGAAACCACTGAGCCGGAAGTTGTGATTACGCCTGAAGTTGCAAATACGGTGAAGGATGCTTTGGGCCAGGTCGTGACCCGATCGGGAGGAACGGCTCATTCCTTGAACTCACTTCCTGAAGGACTGGCGGCTAAGACAGGAACTGCCGAGCTGAAGGCCAAGAAGGGGGAGAAAGGACAGGAGAACGGTTTTGTCGTGGTGTTTGATACCGAATCACCATCCTTCCTTATAGCCGCGGTCATTGAACAAGTGAACGGACGAGGCGGCAGTCATTATGTTTTGGACAAATTAAAGCCTTTCCTGGAGAAAAAGGGAGTAACACAGTAATTGGATTGCTATTTATGATGTATCTTTTAGTATGTGAAGAGCCCAGCCTCCATTTATGTTATGAAAATGGGGCTGGGCTCTATGTTTGCCTTTATGTTATAAGATTTATTTCCGAGCAGTCAGCATAAAACGTGCCGAGTTCGTTCGAATCCCTTTATCGCAGCGATTTTGCTCAACAAACTGTTGGAAACGCACTAAGTCGGATTCCTTCTCTCCAAAACCGGGAATGATCGGTGCATGGGTCAGTAGGAAAAGTAGATCATCAGGCGTGGAGTAATACTCTGTTGCATTATATTCGTGTGCATCGATGTCACGAAAACCGGCTTCTCGAAGTTCACGTTTGTATCGTTCCATTAATGTGCCAGGCTGAACGCCCAGCAATTGTCCACGGTCAAAAGCCTTTGAGAGGTTATATTTATCATTTTCACTGACTTGTTGGGTAAGGAATACACCGCCATCGGCCAATACCCTGAATACTTCTGTAGCGCAGAAGTCGGAGTGTCTGGAGGACACGACATTAAAGAATTGATCCGGAAATGTCAGTTGCTCTGCATTCATATGCACAAAACGAACATTCGAACGGGAACCAGATGCCTTGAGATTACGCTGGGCAGTCTCAATCATTCCCCGGGAAAGGTCGATTCCAACCAATAACAGTGCGGCACCCGCGATGGAAAGAACAGCTTCTCCCCCGCCTGTGCCAATATCAAGCAAAAGATCAGACGGTTCGGTGCAGTGTGTAACTTCCTCGTAGAAATTCCATTCGATGCCCTCTGAAGTCACTTTCAGGGAGCTGAAGTCCCAGCCATTCAATCGCCCAATATGTTCGTAAAAAGAAGTATAGTCCATCTTTTTCTTCATGATATGATTCCTCCAATGTGAGTTCTTGATTCTAGACAGATGTTGTGCAAAATCGTTACGTTTAGATGCCGAACAGACTCAAAAGGGCAGACGTATCCCATGTTAGCTGGTACGCGTTTTGACCCAGCCCGACGACTAATTACTTCGAACGATTCGGAACGACATCCGTGTCACCTCACAGTTTGGAATATCGTTATTATAATGAATTGACAGCGTATACGCGAGATGTTATTTTGAGGTGAAATCCATTCTATTAGATTGAGGTGATCGATGGTGACTGTTCGCGCTGAGCAAATTTTTGTTAATTTGCCCGTTAAGGATTTGAAGAGGTCCGTTGATTTTTTTACCAAAGTAGGGTTTGAGTTCAATGCGAACTTTACAGACGAGTCTGCGACTTGCATGATCATTGGAGACAACATCTATGCGATGCTGCTGGTGGAGGATCGGTTTCAATCGTTTATTTCGAAAAAAATATCCAATGCGGCGGACACGGCTGAAGTCATCGTAGCCTTGACGGTGGAGAGTCGTGAACAGGTCGATCTGATTGTACAAGCTGCTCTGGATGCTGGCGCCAAGCCGTATAATGATCCTCAAGATCATGGGTTTATGTATGGATGGAGTTTTCAGGATCTAGATGATCATCTGTGGGAAGTTTCCTATATGGATCTAAGTAGCTTTCCTACGCAAGAATAGAATACATTAGTTAGTCAGTGCCTTCCTATTAACAGGGAGGCACTTTTTGCGTTCATTTTATCCCAATAAATATATGGTGTAATTTACCTTTTTACTATATGATAAGTGTCGATTCGTGTAAAAATAGCATAGGATACATACGTTCTTTTTGATGGAGGGATCAGGGTGTATTGTCACGTATGTGGGACCAAAAGCAATCCAGGGGACAGCACATGTAGAAAGTGTAGAACGAAATTAAAAGATTCAAGCTCTACAGATGAACAGATTTGGGCAGAAACAGCGGTTGGTCTGGAAAGTGGAACAGGAAAAGCACTAGATCAGTTATCCAGACAGCAGCAGTCTGCACCGAAGCAGAGCAATACGGCACAAGGCCAAGCATTTAGCTGGATTATTCCACTGCTTCTGGCAGCGGTGATGGGGGCCTTGTTGACTTATTATTACAAACAGGAGATAGGGATCAATGCGGAGGTAAAATCACTGCATCAACAGGCGGAGCAGGCTGCCTTAGATGGTAAATATCAAGAGGCGCTTCAACTTCTGGATTCGGCTCTTGCGAAACGGCCCAATGTTGATGGCCTTGTGAAGGATCGCCAAATTACAGCCAAAGCCTTCAATCTGATGAATCAGCTGAACGAAGCTGCGACAAGTTTGAAAACGGGGAAACTTGCTGCTGGTGACAAGACACTTCAGGCTGTAGCGAAAGTGTTGAAAGAGCGAGAAGAACCGGTATTTGCCAAGGTACGTACGACTCTAAACAACAACAAGGTGACACTGGCTGTCCTGAAGGTAAAGAAAGAAATCGATAGTTTGACAACCGTACAGGCACTTGCTGAGAAATTGGACACGGTATCGAAATTGAAAGGCAAGGAAGCAGAGGCGGTTCAGAAACAAATCATCGACAAGCTGGCTGGACTTAGCTATAAGCAAGCTGAACAGCAAGTGAAGAAAAAGGATTTTACGGCTGCATTGCAAACCGTTGATCAGGGGCTATCCTACGCGCCCGAGGATGACAAACTGACAGCATATCGCGAACGGGTGCTGAGTGAGAAGAAGGCTTTTGAAAAAGCAGAAGCTGAACGAATTCAACTTGCTGAGCAACAAGCGGCAGAAGAAGACCTGAAAAACCGCACAGCAGCGGTGAGCATTGTAGACGTAGAAGCGACGCTTGATATGTATGGCGACCTGTATATTAGCGGCTCAATCGTGAATAATGCCACTCGGCCTATCTCTTCCGTGACGGTTATGTTGGACATCTACAGCTCAGACGGGGCATATCTCGGTCAAACCTATGCGGATGTGTACCCAAGCTGGCTTGATGTAGGGGATCAGGGATTTTTTGAAACGTATTATTACGGTGTGTACGAGGAAGCTGAAGTTTCTGTAGTGAACGCAACGTGGTATCTGGAATAGGAGGACAGGTTGGAATGGCCAAACGAACATGGAGTACGATTATATCCAGTGCAATCATTATTGGAGCAGGAGCAGGAGGGGTGTTCTGGATTCATCAGTATTCAGCAGATCAACTGCAGGATGGACCAAGACTGGCTGTTGTCACTACGAAGGAAACGGCAACTACAGCGTCTAAACCGTCCTCCCAGACAACCGTGAAGAAAACACGTAAACAGATTATTGAAGAGAGTCAGAAGAAAGTGGTTACGATTGAGAGCAGCAGTGGACTGGGTTCCGGTTTTCTCTACAATGATCAAGGGGATGTGGTAACCAATGCCCACGTGGTGGAGGGCTCGAAGGAAGTAACGATTCGAACCCTGAATCATGAGGAGTATAAGGGAACCGTTATCGGGATTGGAGAAGAGACAGATATCGCTGTCGTCAGGGTGCCAGATCTGAAAAAAGTTAAACCGCTGCCTATCGCCAAATCCAAAGCGGAGACAGGAGATGAGATTCTCGCGCTGGGCAGTCCGCTAGGTCTGGAGAATACCGTAACTACAGGCATTATCAGCGGTGTTGGCCGAAGCTTCGAAATTGCCCCTTACATCTACAGTAATCTGTATCAAATCTCGGCACCCATTACACACGGTAACAGTGGTGGCCCACTGATCAGTGCGGACACCGGTGAAGTATTGGGCATTAATTCAGCCGTTGTGGAACAGGAAGGCGGGATCGGGTTCAGCATTCCGATCACCAGCGTATTGAAGCAGGTCCAGGCTTGGTCTGAGAAACCATCATCGTCTAAAACGGCGGTTCAGACGAGTGGCAGTCAGGGAGCGGGAGCAGACTCAGCTTCTTTGGAAGCGGAGGGTCTGGTGACCGAATTTTATATGAACCTGAATCTGAATGACTATGTTACCGCCTATGCCTTGCTTGGCAGTGAGTGGCAGAGCGGTATAAGTTATGCCAAGTTCCGTGAAGGTTACATCAACACCAGTTATGTTACCATCGCCGAAGTTTCGTCCTCGGATAAGTCAAATGATGAAATAGAGGTCACTGCGGTTATTACAGCGGATGAACGAAAAGATGGTGAATTGGTCACCACGAAATATAAGGTTACGTATCAAGTCGGTTATGAAAATGGACAACTGAAAATACTTCATGGCCAAGGGAAAAAAGTAAAATAAAGCTGTGGAGGGAGAATGGGCGCCAAGCCGATTCTCCCTTTTTGATTGCTTAAGTTTGATGGTTCTGTTAAAATACAGAACGAACGTTCAGTATGCAAGAGGTGGAGTGAAATGTATGAGTATGAATAAAAAGCAAATTCAAACCGAGCAGACCAAGAAGAAACTTGCGGATGCCTCAAGAGCTCTTTTTGTGCAAAAAGGGTATAAAGCAACTTCCATTGAAGATATTGTGACTGCGACAGGCAGCAGTAAAGGCAATATCTATTACCATTTTAAAAGTAAGGAAGGCCTCTTTCTGTATCTGATTGATGAGTGGGATCGGGAATGGGAAGAAAATTGGGCGGCCAAGGAACATCTGTATCATACTTCTACGGAGAAGATCTACGGCTTGGCAGAACAATTAATCCTCGACGATATGAATCACCCGCTAACCAAGGCTGCAGATGAGTTCTTTACGGGGGAAAAGAAAGAAAATGATATTGAAGAACGAATAGCTTTGATGTTTGAGCGGCATATTCAATTTAACAAACAATTGGTGGAACAGGGGATAGAGAGCGGAGAGTTCAAGGCGGACAACGCTGACAATCTTGCTCTCATTCTGGAAAGTACCATTATTGGACTTAGTCAACTGTCGCGCGGAATGGAGCCAGAACAGGCTCTTGCCTTGTACCGCCAAGCGGCTAGCGTATTCTTGTATGGAATAGCAAAAGATAAAGCTTAAGCTTAAGGCAACATTTTGACAACTACGGAGGATGGAATCATGGCATTACTTACACGGAACAGGGGCGCATTGCTGCTGTTAATGTTTAATATTTTTCTCGTTTTTACAGGTATAGGTCTTGTGGTACCTATTATGCCTGCGTACATGGATCTACTGCATATCACCGGGTTCACGGTTGGTTTGCTGGTAGCAGCATTCTCCTTCACGCAGTTTCTGTTTTCTCCAGTTGCGGGCCGTTGGTCTGACATCTTGGGACGTAAAAAAATTATTGTTGGCGGTATGTTAATCTTTGCTGTATCGGAGTTTATGTTTGGTGCTGTGAATGCACCATCGCTGCTCTTCGCAGCCCGGATGCTTGGGGGAATCGGTGCAGCTATGATCTTCCCGGCAGTTATGGCATATACCGCAGATATTACGACAGAAGAAGAACGCGGTAAAGGCATGGGATTAATCAATGCGGCAATTACTACAGGATTTATCATTGGTCCGGGGATCGGCGGATATATCGCTGACTTCGGTATTCGGATTCCTTTCTATGCCGCAGGTATTGCGGGTTTGCTGGCATCCATCATTACGTTGATTATTTTGCCGGAATCGACCAGAATTACCGGAGAGCAAACCAAACCCGCTGCGGGTGCACCGAAGGTCAAAAGCCCGGGCATGGTTTCACAGTTGCTGCATTCGTACCGGGAGCCTTACTTTTTCAGTTTGATTATCGTATTTGTCATGGCGTTTGGTCTGGCGAACTATGAGACGGTCTTTTCGCTGTTTGTGGATCACAAATTTGGCTTCACCACCAAGGATATTGCATTCATTATTACATTTGGTTCCATTGCGGGAGCCGTGGTGCAGGTCTCACTGATTGGCTGGCTGTTAAACCGGTTTGGTGAGAAAAAAGTCATTTCGGTCTGCTTGCTTTTTGTAGCTGTATTTGTACTGTTAACCTTGTTTGTGAACACCTACTGGATGATTCTTGTCGTAACGTTTATCGTTTTCCTTGGCATGGATATATTGCGTCCGGCAATCAGTACGCAGATGTCCAAACTGGCGGAAGAACAGCAAGGCTTTGTGGCCGGCTTGAACTCAGCCTACACAAGTTTGGGGAATATCGCAGGTCCAATTGTAGCGGGAGCATTGTTTGATGTGAATATCAACTATCCTTATGTTTCAGCAGCTGTTGTTCTGGCGATC contains these protein-coding regions:
- a CDS encoding VOC family protein, with protein sequence MTVRAEQIFVNLPVKDLKRSVDFFTKVGFEFNANFTDESATCMIIGDNIYAMLLVEDRFQSFISKKISNAADTAEVIVALTVESREQVDLIVQAALDAGAKPYNDPQDHGFMYGWSFQDLDDHLWEVSYMDLSSFPTQE
- a CDS encoding TetR/AcrR family transcriptional regulator encodes the protein MNKKQIQTEQTKKKLADASRALFVQKGYKATSIEDIVTATGSSKGNIYYHFKSKEGLFLYLIDEWDREWEENWAAKEHLYHTSTEKIYGLAEQLILDDMNHPLTKAADEFFTGEKKENDIEERIALMFERHIQFNKQLVEQGIESGEFKADNADNLALILESTIIGLSQLSRGMEPEQALALYRQAASVFLYGIAKDKA
- a CDS encoding trypsin-like peptidase domain-containing protein, with translation MAKRTWSTIISSAIIIGAGAGGVFWIHQYSADQLQDGPRLAVVTTKETATTASKPSSQTTVKKTRKQIIEESQKKVVTIESSSGLGSGFLYNDQGDVVTNAHVVEGSKEVTIRTLNHEEYKGTVIGIGEETDIAVVRVPDLKKVKPLPIAKSKAETGDEILALGSPLGLENTVTTGIISGVGRSFEIAPYIYSNLYQISAPITHGNSGGPLISADTGEVLGINSAVVEQEGGIGFSIPITSVLKQVQAWSEKPSSSKTAVQTSGSQGAGADSASLEAEGLVTEFYMNLNLNDYVTAYALLGSEWQSGISYAKFREGYINTSYVTIAEVSSSDKSNDEIEVTAVITADERKDGELVTTKYKVTYQVGYENGQLKILHGQGKKVK
- a CDS encoding FxLYD domain-containing protein, coding for MYCHVCGTKSNPGDSTCRKCRTKLKDSSSTDEQIWAETAVGLESGTGKALDQLSRQQQSAPKQSNTAQGQAFSWIIPLLLAAVMGALLTYYYKQEIGINAEVKSLHQQAEQAALDGKYQEALQLLDSALAKRPNVDGLVKDRQITAKAFNLMNQLNEAATSLKTGKLAAGDKTLQAVAKVLKEREEPVFAKVRTTLNNNKVTLAVLKVKKEIDSLTTVQALAEKLDTVSKLKGKEAEAVQKQIIDKLAGLSYKQAEQQVKKKDFTAALQTVDQGLSYAPEDDKLTAYRERVLSEKKAFEKAEAERIQLAEQQAAEEDLKNRTAAVSIVDVEATLDMYGDLYISGSIVNNATRPISSVTVMLDIYSSDGAYLGQTYADVYPSWLDVGDQGFFETYYYGVYEEAEVSVVNATWYLE
- a CDS encoding MFS transporter gives rise to the protein MALLTRNRGALLLLMFNIFLVFTGIGLVVPIMPAYMDLLHITGFTVGLLVAAFSFTQFLFSPVAGRWSDILGRKKIIVGGMLIFAVSEFMFGAVNAPSLLFAARMLGGIGAAMIFPAVMAYTADITTEEERGKGMGLINAAITTGFIIGPGIGGYIADFGIRIPFYAAGIAGLLASIITLIILPESTRITGEQTKPAAGAPKVKSPGMVSQLLHSYREPYFFSLIIVFVMAFGLANYETVFSLFVDHKFGFTTKDIAFIITFGSIAGAVVQVSLIGWLLNRFGEKKVISVCLLFVAVFVLLTLFVNTYWMILVVTFIVFLGMDILRPAISTQMSKLAEEQQGFVAGLNSAYTSLGNIAGPIVAGALFDVNINYPYVSAAVVLAICFLLSLRVLRGVNSTGNAKAEM
- a CDS encoding class I SAM-dependent methyltransferase codes for the protein MKKKMDYTSFYEHIGRLNGWDFSSLKVTSEGIEWNFYEEVTHCTEPSDLLLDIGTGGGEAVLSIAGAALLLVGIDLSRGMIETAQRNLKASGSRSNVRFVHMNAEQLTFPDQFFNVVSSRHSDFCATEVFRVLADGGVFLTQQVSENDKYNLSKAFDRGQLLGVQPGTLMERYKRELREAGFRDIDAHEYNATEYYSTPDDLLFLLTHAPIIPGFGEKESDLVRFQQFVEQNRCDKGIRTNSARFMLTARK